The following proteins are encoded in a genomic region of Methanoculleus bourgensis MS2:
- a CDS encoding DUF3821 domain-containing protein, with protein sequence MASDRILRRGLPILLAVCILALCVGQATARGPAINDIQPYDTIFIYEEGLNLTQLRNATTDNPITALRKYQDDNPEKSLIKSIAVTDDTNFEVQDLLVDGDYGTYYTFSPKDGVTGQVMIREPEIFLDVVLASPYHNERLEGLSVSENTRIAFKVVCPDVGAFYTTDGVYPATVDIVVTHPGGAETTAIGGMNLAGLNVSSTRFYTDDPGRPGPIALSGLREVGTYTVRAEWSEPAAFDAYAPDSEPVTFTVGKRVGIETGTPTPTPTATPTPTPTVTTPVPTTAAPTTAATAVTATETATPTTVPPATTPTATPLPVWAAVAALGVAFSLIGRRR encoded by the coding sequence ATGGCATCAGACAGGATCCTCAGGCGAGGTCTCCCCATCCTCCTCGCCGTCTGTATTCTCGCCCTCTGCGTGGGGCAGGCAACGGCCCGCGGCCCGGCCATCAACGATATCCAGCCCTACGACACGATCTTCATCTACGAGGAGGGGCTGAACCTCACGCAACTCCGCAACGCAACCACAGATAACCCGATCACGGCGCTCCGGAAGTACCAGGATGACAACCCCGAAAAATCGCTCATAAAGAGTATCGCGGTCACTGACGACACCAACTTTGAGGTCCAGGACCTGCTCGTGGACGGGGATTACGGGACCTATTACACCTTCAGCCCCAAAGACGGCGTAACGGGGCAGGTGATGATCCGGGAGCCAGAGATATTCCTCGATGTGGTTCTTGCAAGCCCTTACCACAACGAGCGTCTGGAAGGGCTCTCCGTCTCTGAGAACACGAGAATCGCGTTTAAGGTAGTGTGCCCCGACGTCGGTGCCTTCTACACCACTGACGGCGTCTACCCGGCGACGGTCGATATCGTGGTCACCCACCCGGGCGGCGCAGAGACCACCGCCATCGGCGGGATGAACCTCGCCGGGCTCAACGTGAGTTCAACCCGGTTCTACACCGACGACCCCGGCAGGCCCGGCCCGATAGCGCTCTCCGGCCTCCGCGAAGTGGGGACCTACACGGTCAGGGCAGAGTGGAGTGAACCGGCAGCGTTCGACGCCTACGCTCCCGACTCCGAACCGGTGACGTTCACGGTCGGAAAACGCGTGGGAATTGAGACCGGGACGCCGACGCCTACCCCGACCGCGACTCCAACCCCGACACCAACGGTGACCACCCCGGTACCGACGACCGCGGCACCCACAACCGCGGCCACGGCCGTGACCGCGACAGAGACTGCCACACCGACCACGGTGCCGCCGGCGACCACGCCGACCGCAACACCGCTCCCGGTCTGGGCAGCCGTAGCGGCGCTCGGCGTCGCCTTCAGCCTCATCGGCAGGCGCCGGTAA